From one Pseudomonas sp. S35 genomic stretch:
- a CDS encoding DUF1127 domain-containing protein produces the protein MKGQKGFVLMAKRPFVGLFQTIARWYMLYRERQMLATMSDDALKDIGLNRADVAHERHRHFWEDPLRK, from the coding sequence ATGAAAGGCCAGAAAGGTTTTGTGTTGATGGCGAAGCGGCCGTTTGTAGGGCTGTTTCAAACGATTGCCCGTTGGTACATGTTGTACCGCGAACGCCAGATGCTGGCGACCATGAGCGATGACGCGCTCAAAGACATCGGGCTCAACCGCGCCGACGTGGCGCACGAGCGTCATCGACATTTCTGGGAAGATCCGCTGCGAAAATGA
- a CDS encoding winged helix-turn-helix domain-containing protein has translation MPADLSFSLKQARRMALAAQGFSGRQAPAQIKAAHLNRLIDRLGVLQIDSVNAVVRSHYLPLFSRLGNYSPLILEQAAWSQGRRRSLFEYWGHEASLLPMALYPLMRWRMGRAQKGQGIYSQMARFGREQQAVIQRVLKTVEQQGALGAGSLSSREERAGPWWDWSAEKHALEWLFAAGLVTVAGRRGFERLYDLPERVIPGEILQQTALTEAEAQRGLLLHSATALGVGTEKDLRDYFRLDPADSRARLAELVEDGQLLTCQVQGWKQSAYCLPEPKVPRKVLASALLSPFDSLVWERARTERLFDFRYRLEIYTPQEKRIYGYYVLPFLHNERIAARVDLRAERANGRLAVHAVHEQELGLDDEGVLALAQHLRQMAEWLGLEQVQLNCQRPSAARLRLAGL, from the coding sequence ATGCCCGCCGACCTGTCTTTTTCCCTCAAGCAAGCTCGACGCATGGCGCTGGCGGCCCAGGGTTTTTCCGGGCGCCAGGCGCCTGCCCAGATCAAAGCCGCGCACCTCAACCGCTTGATCGATCGCCTGGGCGTGTTGCAGATCGATTCGGTCAATGCCGTGGTGCGCTCCCATTACCTGCCGCTGTTTTCCCGGTTGGGCAATTACTCCCCATTGATACTTGAGCAGGCGGCCTGGAGCCAGGGCCGACGGCGTTCGTTGTTCGAGTACTGGGGGCATGAGGCGTCGCTGCTGCCTATGGCGCTGTACCCGTTGATGCGTTGGCGCATGGGGCGGGCTCAGAAGGGCCAAGGCATCTATTCGCAGATGGCGCGGTTTGGGCGCGAGCAGCAGGCCGTCATTCAGCGCGTGTTGAAGACTGTTGAACAGCAGGGCGCCTTGGGTGCCGGCAGTCTGTCCAGCCGCGAAGAACGTGCGGGTCCCTGGTGGGACTGGAGTGCTGAAAAGCACGCGTTGGAATGGTTGTTCGCCGCCGGCCTGGTCACCGTTGCTGGTCGACGTGGTTTCGAGCGCCTCTACGACTTGCCCGAACGCGTTATCCCTGGCGAGATCCTTCAGCAAACCGCGCTCACGGAGGCCGAGGCCCAACGCGGCTTGTTGTTGCACAGCGCCACCGCCTTGGGCGTGGGCACTGAAAAAGACCTGCGTGATTACTTCCGCCTGGACCCTGCCGACAGTCGCGCCCGCTTGGCCGAGCTGGTGGAGGACGGGCAATTGCTGACCTGCCAGGTGCAAGGCTGGAAGCAGTCGGCTTACTGCCTGCCGGAGCCGAAAGTGCCGCGCAAAGTGCTGGCCAGCGCCTTGTTGTCGCCCTTTGACTCTTTGGTCTGGGAGCGCGCCCGCACCGAGCGCCTGTTCGATTTTCGTTACCGCCTGGAGATCTACACCCCGCAAGAAAAACGAATTTATGGCTACTACGTGCTGCCGTTTTTGCACAACGAGCGGATCGCGGCACGCGTCGACTTGCGCGCCGAACGCGCCAATGGGCGTTTGGCGGTGCATGCGGTGCACGAGCAAGAGCTTGGGCTGGATGACGAAGGAGTGCTGGCGCTGGCGCAGCACCTGCGGCAAATGGCCGAATGGCTGGGGCTTGAGCAGGTGCAGCTCAATTGCCAACGGCCAAGTGCCGCTCGGCTGCGGCTTGCTGGGCTCTAG